From Pararge aegeria chromosome 9, ilParAegt1.1, whole genome shotgun sequence, the proteins below share one genomic window:
- the LOC120626170 gene encoding ATP-dependent (S)-NAD(P)H-hydrate dehydratase isoform X1 — translation MLMQYFSTAQLLRSCSHLRPISGMDPTNTITLIKKCIPSLDGTHHKGQAGRIGVVGGSLEYTGAPYYAGMSALKVGADLVHIFCTTPAATVIKSYSPELIVHPLLDTINPLNEISLWVERLHVMVIGPGLGRDAKILRVISELIKLIGSKKIPLIIDADGLYLITQNPELVKDFSSPVILTPNKIEYERLINKLGETGFTALGKNITILQKGETDELISSNSELKWKYNTGGSGRRCGGQGDLLSGSIATFLHWTLASSDKLDIGETNKELLASSISCFAASALIRLCNSKAFHEKGRSMLATDMIEHIHGAFQDLYGE, via the exons atgtTAATGCAGTATTTTTCAACAGCCCAATTATTAAGAAGTTGCTCTCACTTACGCCCAATTTCTGGAATGGATCCAACGAATAccataacattaataaaaaaatgcataccATCTTTAGATGGGACACACCATAAAGGTCAAGCAGGAAGAATAGGAGTTGTTGGAGGCTCACTTGAATATACCGGCGCGCCTTACTATGCAGGCATGAGTGCTTTAAAA GTTGGAGCTGACTTAGTGCACATATTTTGTACAACACCAGCAGCCACTGTGATAAAATCATACAGTCCAGAACTGATCGTTCATCCCTTGCTTGACACAATAAATCCtttaaatgaaatatcactttgGGTTGAAAGACTTCATGTTATGGTTATAGGGCCAGGCCTAGGACGAGATGCAAAGATATTAAGGGTGATTTcagaactaataaaattaattggctCTAAAAAAATTCCATTAATCATTGATGCTGAtggtttatatttaataactcaGAACCCTGAACTTGTAAAGGATTTCTCATCACCGGTTATATTAACACCAAACAAGATAGAATATGAAAGGCTTATTAATAAATTAGGTGAAACTGGTTTTACTGCACTaggtaaaaatataactattttacaAAAAGGGGAAACTGATGAATTGATAAGTTCAAATTCAGAGTTAAAATGGAAATACAATACTGGAGGATCTGGAAGAAGATGTGGTGGTCAAGGTGACCTGCTATCCGGATCAATTGCAACATTCTTACATTGGACTCTGGCTAGTTCAGATAAACTGGACATTGGAGAAactaataaagaattattagcaTCATCTATATCATGTTTTGCAGCTTCTGCATTAATAAGATTATGCAATTCCAAGGCTTTCCATGAAAAAGGTAGAAGTATGTTAGCCACAGATATGATTGAACACATTCATGGGGCTTTTCAGGATTTGTATGGAGAATAA
- the LOC120626170 gene encoding ATP-dependent (S)-NAD(P)H-hydrate dehydratase isoform X2, giving the protein MDPTNTITLIKKCIPSLDGTHHKGQAGRIGVVGGSLEYTGAPYYAGMSALKVGADLVHIFCTTPAATVIKSYSPELIVHPLLDTINPLNEISLWVERLHVMVIGPGLGRDAKILRVISELIKLIGSKKIPLIIDADGLYLITQNPELVKDFSSPVILTPNKIEYERLINKLGETGFTALGKNITILQKGETDELISSNSELKWKYNTGGSGRRCGGQGDLLSGSIATFLHWTLASSDKLDIGETNKELLASSISCFAASALIRLCNSKAFHEKGRSMLATDMIEHIHGAFQDLYGE; this is encoded by the exons ATGGATCCAACGAATAccataacattaataaaaaaatgcataccATCTTTAGATGGGACACACCATAAAGGTCAAGCAGGAAGAATAGGAGTTGTTGGAGGCTCACTTGAATATACCGGCGCGCCTTACTATGCAGGCATGAGTGCTTTAAAA GTTGGAGCTGACTTAGTGCACATATTTTGTACAACACCAGCAGCCACTGTGATAAAATCATACAGTCCAGAACTGATCGTTCATCCCTTGCTTGACACAATAAATCCtttaaatgaaatatcactttgGGTTGAAAGACTTCATGTTATGGTTATAGGGCCAGGCCTAGGACGAGATGCAAAGATATTAAGGGTGATTTcagaactaataaaattaattggctCTAAAAAAATTCCATTAATCATTGATGCTGAtggtttatatttaataactcaGAACCCTGAACTTGTAAAGGATTTCTCATCACCGGTTATATTAACACCAAACAAGATAGAATATGAAAGGCTTATTAATAAATTAGGTGAAACTGGTTTTACTGCACTaggtaaaaatataactattttacaAAAAGGGGAAACTGATGAATTGATAAGTTCAAATTCAGAGTTAAAATGGAAATACAATACTGGAGGATCTGGAAGAAGATGTGGTGGTCAAGGTGACCTGCTATCCGGATCAATTGCAACATTCTTACATTGGACTCTGGCTAGTTCAGATAAACTGGACATTGGAGAAactaataaagaattattagcaTCATCTATATCATGTTTTGCAGCTTCTGCATTAATAAGATTATGCAATTCCAAGGCTTTCCATGAAAAAGGTAGAAGTATGTTAGCCACAGATATGATTGAACACATTCATGGGGCTTTTCAGGATTTGTATGGAGAATAA